GGCGATAGCTCCGGTTACAAGCCCGTACCCCAAGAACAGGTTGATGCAATATATAAAATGGTACACAGCAAGTGTGACATTGATGAACACCCATATTTAAAAGAAGGTCAGAAGGTGAGAATAACTGATGGTCCGCTTATGGGTATACAGGGCATATTGGTGAGCAAAGATAAAGAACATCATGTAGTCGTTTCTATTGATATATTACAGAAGGGAGTTTCAGTGAAAGTAGATATACATGATGTAGAGCCAATCCTGTAATTTTTCCATTGGTAAGCAATATATTCATTCTATTGTGGATATCTGTAAAATAGTAGGATCGTAAATAAAAAAGAAAGTTGAATGTTTACCAATCATAAGTAAAAATATAAATGCGTAAAAATTAAAAAACATTTGTTTTTTATATCTCTATGTCATACAGTATGCACTATAGCTATGCAAATTACAATTCTTTAATAAAATTTCCCTGGCTATACATGTAGATTTACAGAATACAAAAAGATGATTGGTAAGTGTCTCAATGCGCATGGTATGCATGATTTTAAAGCAGGGGCCGGGGGTGTTGTTTTTGATTACATTAATATTTTAAAAGGGGGCTTGCATGAATTATCTAAAGCTATACATTGTTGCTTTAATCCTGTTTTTGGCTATTGATGCATTATGGTTGGGTGTTATAGCTAAAAACATGTACAGAACCTATCTGGGGTACATTATGGGCGATGTAGTGTGGTGGGCAGTTATTGCCTTTTATCTATTGTTTATAATTGGACTACAGTATTTTTGCATAGTGCCAGCATTAAAAGCAGGTTCTGTGATGCAGGCATTATATACTGGTGCACTTTTTGGGCTGATAACCTATGCAACGTATGATTTAACTAATCAGGCAACAGTAAAAGGCTGGCCAGTGCTAGTAACATGTGTTGATTTGTTATGGGGTGCATGTATTGGGGCTGTAGTGAGCGCACTCACGGTTAAGATTGCAATACTTTTAAAGTGGCAAAGTGTGGCATAATTGTTAGGTCATATAAAAAATAATGGCATCATGACTATACTCTACGGCGCTGTGATATTTTTTATCATGGCTCTGACCCCGCTCTATGCTGAGTGGGAAGATCTCAATGCGGGTGAGCACGAAGTATATGGTAGTGAAAAGGAAGAAAAATACCCCATAAAATCATTATTTGTGGAGCAGGAAAAATGGAATAATCACTATTCGCTGATGGTACTATGGCTGTATAAGTATACTGATTATCCAAAGTACACATCATACAGGGTAGTGCCATTGTTTTACCATCTTAAAAGCAAAATTGACAGTCGTAAAAAAACAATAATTTTCCCCCTATTAACATATATAAAAACTGATAGAGATGAAGTTACTGAGTATTTACTGTTTCCTGCATGGTACTCTTCTACGACTGAATTTGAATATGATAAATCTTTGCTGTTACTTTTTTGGTGGGGTAAAAGGCAAAATTATCCTGATGAAAAGCCTTATTATGAAAGATATTTTTTGGGTATTCCATTATTGACATACTACAATTCATACAATTCAGGGACCGAAAAGTACAGTGAATGTGTGACACCTCTCTATTATTATCAAACAACAAGTATTCCCAATGAATATTTGTTCTGGGCTCCAATTATACCTTTAACCTATCATCATGTGAGTACAACTGGCGGGCACAGAAATATACTGTGGCTTCTGGATTATTCCTGGAATACTGACGGTATTGACCGTTTT
The nucleotide sequence above comes from Spirochaetota bacterium. Encoded proteins:
- a CDS encoding UpxY family transcription antiterminator, which codes for MASNWYAVYVRSRHESKVCSQLQSKGVEVFLPLVEKLRQWKDRKKRVAFPLFPGYLFIKLVNDNVQFINVLKVQGVVKILGDSSGYKPVPQEQVDAIYKMVHSKCDIDEHPYLKEGQKVRITDGPLMGIQGILVSKDKEHHVVVSIDILQKGVSVKVDIHDVEPIL
- a CDS encoding DUF2177 family protein, with protein sequence MNYLKLYIVALILFLAIDALWLGVIAKNMYRTYLGYIMGDVVWWAVIAFYLLFIIGLQYFCIVPALKAGSVMQALYTGALFGLITYATYDLTNQATVKGWPVLVTCVDLLWGACIGAVVSALTVKIAILLKWQSVA